The Methanohalophilus portucalensis genome window below encodes:
- a CDS encoding 50S ribosomal protein L18: protein MATGPRYKVPFRRRREGRTDYHQRLRLLLSEENRLVVRKSIRNVRIQLVIPNNEGDETLVSAISGELGKYGYEGSTSNTTAAYLTGLLFGNKALAEGYETGVLDIGLQSPSAGCKVYAALKGVVDSGMDIPHNPAVFPSDERISGEHVAEYLEGSNLPEVFEATKEKILSDFN from the coding sequence ATGGCAACAGGCCCCCGTTATAAAGTTCCTTTCAGAAGACGAAGGGAAGGGCGTACTGATTATCACCAACGTCTGAGATTGCTCCTTTCAGAAGAGAATCGTCTTGTTGTTAGGAAAAGTATTAGGAATGTCAGGATACAGCTGGTAATTCCAAATAATGAAGGAGACGAAACTCTTGTCTCCGCAATTTCAGGCGAATTGGGCAAATACGGTTATGAGGGATCTACCAGCAACACCACCGCGGCTTATCTTACAGGCTTGCTTTTTGGAAATAAAGCGCTTGCTGAAGGCTATGAAACAGGTGTTCTGGATATTGGATTACAATCTCCCTCTGCCGGTTGTAAAGTCTATGCAGCTCTTAAAGGTGTAGTGGATTCCGGAATGGATATCCCGCACAATCCTGCTGTATTCCCATCAGATGAGCGCATAAGTGGAGAACATGTGGCAGAATATCTTGAAGGATCAAATCTGCCAGAGGTTTTCGAGGCGACAAAAGAAAAGATCCTTTCGGATTTCAATTAA
- the rpl6p gene encoding 50S ribosomal protein L6 yields the protein MVKETKKAIPIPEGVTVSYENKVFTASGEKGTNTKRLWYPGITITVDESEVTVDCQSVRKRQKAMVGTYASHISNLMDGVVNGFEYKMKVVYSHFPMQLKVEGDKLLINNFLGEKRARVSRIIGETKVKTSSDEVTITGINREDVGQTASNMEQITRIKAFDPRVFQDGLYLIEKS from the coding sequence ATGGTTAAAGAAACGAAAAAGGCAATCCCAATCCCTGAAGGTGTGACAGTTTCCTATGAAAATAAGGTATTCACCGCCTCAGGAGAAAAAGGAACCAATACAAAGCGTCTCTGGTATCCCGGGATCACTATTACCGTTGATGAATCTGAAGTAACTGTGGATTGTCAGTCCGTAAGGAAAAGGCAAAAAGCAATGGTCGGAACCTATGCTTCTCACATAAGCAATCTTATGGATGGTGTTGTCAATGGTTTTGAGTATAAGATGAAAGTCGTTTACTCTCACTTTCCAATGCAGCTTAAAGTGGAAGGAGATAAATTGCTTATCAATAATTTCCTTGGTGAGAAAAGAGCAAGGGTTTCCAGGATAATTGGTGAAACCAAAGTCAAAACCAGCTCTGATGAAGTGACGATTACTGGCATCAACAGGGAAGATGTAGGACAAACTGCTTCCAATATGGAACAGATTACCCGCATCAAAGCTTTTGATCCCCGTGTATTCCAGGACGGATTATATCTTATTGAGAAGAGTTGA
- a CDS encoding adenylate kinase, with the protein MNVVLFGPPGAGKGTQAKELSRYYDIPHISTGDILRANVKQGTELGKRAEHYMNRGELVPDEVLIGIIKNRLAEPDCKKGYLLDGYPRTIPQADALDGILDEIGMPLDVVLNIDVPDEELVGRLSGRYMCKCGESYHIRFNPPQNEGVCDSCGGQLYQRDDDKEEVIRQRLESYKNKTQPLIDYYANKNLVVHINGEKDIKDVFDDIRDVLDKYVN; encoded by the coding sequence ATGAATGTGGTGTTATTTGGGCCACCGGGTGCCGGAAAAGGTACCCAGGCCAAAGAACTTTCCAGATACTATGATATTCCCCATATATCCACGGGGGATATCCTCAGGGCCAATGTAAAGCAAGGAACCGAACTGGGCAAAAGAGCGGAGCATTACATGAACCGCGGAGAACTTGTGCCTGATGAAGTTCTGATTGGTATTATTAAGAATCGTCTGGCTGAACCTGATTGCAAGAAGGGTTACCTGTTAGATGGTTATCCACGTACGATACCACAGGCTGATGCCCTGGATGGTATTCTTGATGAAATCGGAATGCCACTGGATGTTGTGTTGAATATTGATGTTCCGGATGAAGAACTTGTAGGGCGTCTTTCAGGTCGTTACATGTGTAAATGTGGCGAAAGTTATCACATCAGGTTTAATCCTCCACAAAATGAAGGTGTATGTGATTCCTGTGGTGGCCAATTGTACCAGCGTGATGATGATAAGGAAGAAGTCATTCGCCAGCGTTTGGAATCCTATAAAAATAAGACACAGCCATTGATAGATTATTATGCTAATAAGAATTTAGTGGTGCATATCAATGGCGAAAAGGACATAAAGGATGTATTTGATGATATTCGTGATGTCCTTGATAAATATGTGAATTGA
- a CDS encoding 30S ribosomal protein S4e: MGKHQKRISVPKSWQISKKSRKWITSTRPGPHSKDQSVPLAIVLRDMLGIVDNRAEAKRVLSEGKVLVDGVVRKDVRFPVGIMDIITIPSDNTSYRVLLDRMGRLSLQKMDGIEEKKLCRIDGKTCIKGGKLQLNLDDGSNVLGSNNYNRKDSVVMSIPDKEILKHIEYKEGNLALIVGGSHTGEVGKIAEINTVLSSKKNTVSISGETDFETIEDYVFVIGENEPEITMGGELID, translated from the coding sequence GTGGGCAAACATCAAAAGAGAATATCTGTCCCGAAGAGCTGGCAGATATCCAAGAAATCTAGAAAATGGATAACCTCTACCAGGCCAGGCCCTCACAGCAAAGACCAGAGCGTACCTCTTGCCATAGTGCTGCGTGATATGCTTGGCATAGTGGATAACAGGGCAGAGGCAAAAAGAGTCCTTTCCGAAGGGAAAGTTCTGGTTGACGGTGTAGTAAGGAAAGATGTTCGTTTCCCCGTAGGGATAATGGATATTATTACCATACCTTCCGATAACACTTCATACAGGGTTTTGCTTGACAGAATGGGAAGGCTTTCCCTCCAGAAAATGGACGGTATTGAGGAAAAGAAACTTTGCAGAATTGACGGAAAGACCTGCATAAAAGGTGGCAAGTTACAGCTTAATCTGGACGACGGGTCCAATGTGCTTGGATCAAATAATTACAACAGGAAGGATTCTGTAGTGATGTCCATTCCAGATAAAGAGATCCTCAAGCACATCGAATACAAAGAAGGTAATCTTGCCCTTATTGTAGGCGGTAGCCACACCGGAGAGGTCGGCAAGATCGCTGAGATAAACACTGTTCTCAGTTCCAAGAAGAATACGGTCTCCATTTCAGGAGAAACCGATTTTGAAACAATTGAGGATTATGTTTTTGTAATTGGCGAAAACGAACCTGAAATTACAATGGGTGGTGAGCTGATTGACTAA
- a CDS encoding 30S ribosomal protein S14 yields MVQTKKSFGRGASECRRCGRKQGLIRKYGIYLCRHCFREVAHEMGFEKYT; encoded by the coding sequence ATGGTACAAACCAAGAAAAGTTTTGGACGTGGTGCCAGCGAGTGCAGAAGATGTGGTCGTAAGCAGGGATTGATCCGTAAATACGGCATCTACCTTTGCAGGCATTGTTTCAGGGAAGTAGCCCATGAAATGGGTTTTGAAAAATATACATGA
- a CDS encoding 30S ribosomal protein S8, whose product MVLLDPLADALSVIKNAESVGKQECTVKPASKLIGNVLKVMKESGYIGEFEFEDDGKAGLYKVELAGRINKCGAIKPRHSVGAEDLEKWEKQFLPARNFGTLILTTPAGVISQYQAREQNVGGQLLSFVY is encoded by the coding sequence ATGGTATTATTAGATCCTCTTGCAGATGCTTTGTCGGTAATTAAGAATGCAGAATCCGTAGGTAAACAGGAATGTACCGTCAAACCTGCATCAAAACTGATTGGCAACGTCCTGAAAGTAATGAAAGAATCCGGATATATCGGTGAATTTGAGTTTGAAGATGACGGCAAAGCTGGTCTCTATAAGGTTGAACTTGCCGGAAGGATAAACAAATGTGGTGCTATCAAACCCAGACATTCAGTAGGTGCTGAAGACCTCGAAAAATGGGAAAAGCAATTTCTTCCTGCAAGAAACTTCGGTACATTAATTCTTACGACTCCTGCTGGGGTAATTTCCCAGTACCAGGCACGTGAGCAAAATGTCGGAGGTCAGCTCCTTTCATTTGTCTACTGA
- a CDS encoding 50S ribosomal protein L5 — MKDPRVDKVVVHMGVGESGQHLVDAEGILSTITGQGVVRCYSRRTMPSFGIKKHEPIGCKVTLRGKNAEDFLSTSIDIIEKKLSASQFDNDGNVAFGIEEHTDFPGMRYDPNIGIFGMDINVIVNRPGYRVKKRRASKHKISSSHKITKDDSISFFKEKYAVEVV, encoded by the coding sequence ATGAAAGATCCCAGAGTTGACAAAGTAGTTGTCCATATGGGTGTAGGAGAGAGTGGTCAGCATCTTGTGGATGCAGAAGGAATATTGTCAACTATTACCGGACAGGGAGTTGTCAGATGTTATTCCAGAAGAACCATGCCTTCCTTTGGTATCAAAAAGCATGAACCAATAGGATGTAAAGTAACCCTCAGGGGAAAGAATGCAGAAGATTTTCTTTCAACGTCGATTGACATTATTGAGAAAAAACTTTCTGCTTCCCAGTTTGATAATGATGGAAACGTGGCTTTCGGAATCGAGGAGCACACTGATTTCCCTGGAATGAGATACGATCCGAATATTGGTATCTTTGGAATGGACATAAATGTCATAGTTAACCGTCCGGGTTACAGGGTCAAGAAAAGGCGTGCTTCAAAACATAAAATCTCCAGTTCACATAAAATAACAAAGGATGATTCAATTTCATTCTTCAAGGAGAAATATGCGGTGGAGGTCGTATAA
- a CDS encoding 50S ribosomal protein L30, with product MYAVIRMRGNVNVRKTIADTLTMLRLNRINHCVILDETPNNSGMIQKVKDYVAYGKIDAETLAQILANRGKIEGGISLTDEYIAENTDFDSIASFAEAVSEGKASFSAVPGLKPVFRLHPPRKGHSGIKRPTQKGGVLGNHDENINVLLNKMR from the coding sequence ATGTATGCGGTTATAAGAATGCGTGGAAATGTTAATGTCAGGAAAACAATTGCTGATACATTAACCATGCTTCGCCTGAATCGTATAAATCACTGTGTGATACTCGATGAGACACCCAATAACAGTGGTATGATCCAGAAAGTGAAGGACTACGTGGCTTATGGTAAGATTGACGCAGAAACCCTTGCCCAGATTCTTGCCAATCGTGGTAAAATCGAAGGTGGGATTTCCCTTACCGATGAATACATTGCTGAAAATACAGATTTTGATTCGATTGCTTCTTTTGCAGAAGCCGTTTCCGAAGGCAAAGCCAGTTTTTCCGCAGTTCCAGGTCTGAAACCCGTATTCAGGTTACATCCTCCAAGGAAAGGTCATTCAGGTATCAAGAGACCTACTCAGAAGGGTGGGGTACTTGGTAACCATGATGAAAACATCAATGTTCTTCTTAACAAGATGAGGTGA
- a CDS encoding 50S ribosomal protein L19e — protein MTNLTNQRRIASKVLGCGLHRVWLDPEALEDIAAAITREDIRELVESGNIKSAPVKGVSRGRARARDAKRKYGHRKGHGSRKGKKGARNPRKEQWMKKIRALRRRLKELRDDGTLDRSTYCKVYRKAKGGEYRSVAHLEAHLDIGKDE, from the coding sequence ATGACAAACCTCACCAACCAGCGCAGGATTGCATCTAAAGTCTTAGGATGCGGACTGCACCGTGTCTGGCTTGACCCCGAAGCATTGGAAGATATCGCTGCTGCGATCACAAGGGAAGATATTCGTGAACTTGTTGAAAGTGGTAATATTAAGTCTGCACCGGTAAAAGGTGTAAGTCGCGGCAGGGCTCGTGCCAGAGATGCCAAGAGGAAATATGGTCACAGAAAAGGTCATGGATCCAGAAAAGGTAAAAAAGGTGCAAGGAACCCTCGTAAAGAGCAATGGATGAAAAAGATCCGTGCACTTCGTCGAAGGCTCAAAGAACTTCGTGATGATGGTACACTCGACAGATCCACCTATTGTAAGGTTTACAGGAAAGCCAAAGGTGGGGAATACAGAAGTGTTGCTCATCTTGAAGCTCACCTCGATATCGGAAAAGATGAATGA
- the secY gene encoding preprotein translocase subunit SecY, with amino-acid sequence MSFKESLEPFFSRLPAVASPEGHVHFKNKLLWTLGILMLYFALANVPLFGLSAESIDLFEQYRAFFAGASGSLMLLGIGPIVTASIVLQLLTGADIIKLDMSDPRDQAFFQGAQKFLVFIMIVITALPQIVGGYIQPDAAIAASLGVGLGVITFLIFLQICVGGVLILFMDEIVSKWGIGSGVGLFIVAGVSQQIVTGLINWVPDSSGLPSGIIPKWLYIIQNVGADYLFSGDGFMFILIQGGILALITTVAIFFLVVYAESTRIEIPLAHSSVKGARGRFPVKLIYASVLPMILVRALQANIQLIGLMLAGRGITIFGEYSGSTPINGLMYYLAPIHSPYDWIPSLVQETFTGYGVAAPELWQIGLHVLIDAVFLIAGGIIFALFWIETTGMGAKPTARKVFNSGMQIPGFRRNIGSIEKVMDRYIPRVTIIGGAFIGALTLVASLLGTIGGAGGTGLLLTVSIVYRLYEDIASEQMMEMHPMMRSFFGQE; translated from the coding sequence ATGAGCTTTAAGGAAAGTTTAGAACCGTTTTTTAGCAGGTTACCTGCTGTGGCAAGTCCGGAAGGACATGTTCATTTCAAGAATAAACTGCTGTGGACTCTGGGGATCCTCATGCTGTACTTTGCTCTTGCAAACGTACCTCTTTTTGGGCTTTCCGCGGAATCCATTGACCTATTCGAACAATACAGAGCTTTCTTTGCTGGAGCTTCTGGTTCTTTGATGCTACTTGGTATTGGGCCTATTGTTACTGCATCCATTGTTCTTCAGCTTCTCACCGGTGCAGATATTATAAAGCTGGATATGTCAGATCCACGGGATCAAGCTTTTTTCCAGGGTGCCCAAAAGTTCCTGGTATTCATTATGATTGTAATTACTGCGCTGCCTCAGATTGTTGGGGGTTACATTCAGCCTGATGCAGCTATTGCCGCATCTCTGGGAGTGGGTCTGGGAGTAATTACATTCCTGATATTCCTCCAGATATGTGTGGGTGGAGTATTGATCCTCTTTATGGATGAAATTGTTTCCAAATGGGGTATTGGATCCGGTGTAGGACTCTTTATTGTTGCGGGTGTTTCACAGCAGATTGTGACCGGTTTAATTAACTGGGTGCCCGATTCATCCGGATTACCTTCCGGTATTATTCCCAAATGGCTTTATATCATTCAGAATGTAGGAGCAGATTATCTTTTCTCCGGTGATGGTTTCATGTTTATCCTGATACAGGGTGGAATATTGGCACTTATCACTACAGTTGCAATCTTCTTTTTGGTTGTATATGCAGAAAGTACCCGTATTGAAATTCCTCTTGCACATAGTTCCGTGAAAGGGGCAAGAGGTCGTTTCCCTGTGAAACTGATCTATGCTTCAGTTCTGCCGATGATTCTTGTCAGGGCACTACAGGCAAACATACAGTTAATCGGTCTTATGCTTGCAGGTCGGGGTATTACAATTTTTGGAGAATACTCCGGTTCAACCCCTATAAACGGGTTAATGTATTATTTGGCTCCTATACACAGTCCCTATGACTGGATTCCTTCTTTAGTGCAGGAAACCTTTACCGGTTATGGTGTTGCTGCCCCTGAACTCTGGCAGATTGGTCTCCATGTGCTTATAGACGCAGTCTTCTTGATTGCTGGTGGTATCATTTTTGCATTGTTCTGGATAGAGACTACAGGAATGGGTGCCAAACCCACGGCTAGGAAAGTATTTAATTCCGGTATGCAGATTCCCGGTTTCAGGAGAAATATTGGCAGTATTGAGAAGGTAATGGACCGCTATATCCCCCGGGTTACTATAATAGGTGGTGCATTTATCGGTGCTCTTACATTGGTTGCCAGTTTGCTTGGTACCATTGGCGGAGCAGGTGGTACAGGTCTTCTGTTGACTGTAAGTATTGTCTACAGGTTGTATGAAGACATTGCTTCTGAACAAATGATGGAAATGCATCCTATGATGCGGTCTTTCTTCGGACAGGAGTAA
- a CDS encoding 50S ribosomal protein L32e: MEENTDLKCGLFEDAECKRLFKARRIQKSKKPTFKRAGSHKFKRLDSNWRRPRGLQGKLRRHYVAKGAIAQVGYGSPKTVKGLHPSGFVEVLVHNPADVDDIDASIQAIRISGKVGGRKRALIESKADEMGIKIFNRKGGQ, translated from the coding sequence ATGGAAGAGAATACTGATTTAAAATGTGGGCTTTTCGAAGATGCTGAATGTAAAAGGCTTTTTAAGGCACGCAGAATCCAGAAAAGTAAAAAACCCACTTTCAAAAGAGCGGGTTCCCACAAATTCAAGCGTCTTGATTCCAACTGGAGACGTCCCAGAGGTTTACAGGGCAAACTGCGTAGACATTATGTTGCCAAGGGTGCTATTGCACAGGTAGGCTATGGAAGTCCCAAAACAGTAAAGGGATTGCATCCATCCGGCTTTGTAGAGGTGCTTGTGCACAACCCGGCTGATGTGGATGATATCGATGCCTCCATACAGGCAATCCGTATATCTGGTAAAGTCGGCGGCAGGAAAAGAGCACTTATTGAATCCAAAGCGGATGAAATGGGTATAAAGATATTCAATCGCAAAGGAGGTCAGTGA
- a CDS encoding DUF106 domain-containing protein, which yields MVALENAKLKQLLERFVIAVGISLMLGIVLIGEDGREIVGSIVGIIMDPIIMLVGESNFHVMLFIMAAITALYASLIQKYTIDWDLMRSTQERMKSFQKEYREAQLAQNNYMINKLDEQRKEMMSDQMEMSKQQFKPMAYISIISLPLFMWAYYYISEHGSAALTFPFIGEILLTTPIIGPIQYWIFWYFITSLAISQVVRKALDIGGV from the coding sequence ATGGTTGCCTTGGAAAATGCAAAATTAAAACAGCTGCTTGAAAGATTTGTCATAGCTGTAGGTATATCCCTTATGCTTGGAATCGTTCTGATTGGCGAGGACGGCAGAGAAATAGTCGGATCGATTGTGGGAATTATAATGGATCCAATCATTATGCTGGTTGGTGAAAGTAATTTCCATGTTATGCTTTTTATCATGGCTGCCATTACTGCTCTTTATGCTTCTCTTATCCAGAAATATACTATTGACTGGGATCTTATGCGCAGTACTCAGGAACGTATGAAATCTTTCCAGAAGGAGTATCGTGAAGCTCAGTTGGCCCAGAACAATTACATGATCAATAAGCTGGATGAGCAGCGTAAAGAAATGATGTCTGACCAGATGGAAATGTCCAAGCAGCAGTTCAAGCCAATGGCCTATATTAGTATCATTTCCCTTCCCCTTTTCATGTGGGCATATTATTACATAAGTGAACATGGTAGTGCTGCACTTACCTTCCCATTCATCGGTGAGATTCTTTTAACAACTCCTATAATCGGGCCTATCCAGTACTGGATATTCTGGTATTTTATCACTTCTCTGGCTATCAGTCAGGTTGTACGAAAGGCTCTGGATATTGGTGGCGTGTGA
- a CDS encoding uL15m family ribosomal protein: protein MGKTQTKKYRGSRTCGGGTTKNRRGAGNRGGRGRCGEVNHHFVLALQGGYTHGKYGFKRPLKSIHEVSIVNVGELDELADQLVVDGLANVEDGVYKINLADLEIEKVLGSGKVNKKMEITASSFSGSARSKIEEAGGSCVAIEE, encoded by the coding sequence ATGGGTAAAACTCAAACAAAGAAATATAGGGGTTCCAGAACCTGTGGGGGAGGTACTACCAAAAACAGGCGTGGTGCTGGAAACCGCGGTGGGCGTGGCAGATGTGGTGAAGTCAATCACCACTTTGTCCTTGCACTCCAGGGTGGTTACACCCACGGTAAGTATGGATTCAAACGTCCTTTAAAATCAATTCATGAAGTTTCCATCGTTAATGTGGGTGAACTTGATGAACTTGCAGACCAGCTTGTAGTAGATGGTCTTGCAAATGTTGAGGATGGTGTCTATAAAATCAATCTTGCAGACCTGGAAATTGAAAAAGTTCTGGGCTCAGGAAAGGTTAACAAAAAAATGGAAATTACAGCATCCAGTTTTTCCGGATCTGCTCGATCAAAGATCGAGGAAGCCGGCGGATCATGTGTTGCTATAGAAGAGTAA
- a CDS encoding 30S ribosomal protein S5, translating into MAYQYEEDWVPLTRLGSLVAEGQITSMDEAIESGLPIRESNIVDILLPGLEDEVLDINMVQRMTDSGRRVKFRATVIVGNGDGYVGLGQAKDGQVGPAIRKAIRNAKMNITRVKRGCGSWECGCGLPHTVPSEVRGKAGSVNVELKPAPRGLGLAAGDTARKVLEKAGIKDVWTRTEGQTRTTLNFAKATYNALKHTGTIREPLKMECKEA; encoded by the coding sequence ATGGCATATCAATATGAAGAAGATTGGGTTCCCCTTACAAGACTTGGCAGTCTGGTAGCTGAAGGACAGATAACTTCCATGGATGAAGCTATTGAGTCAGGTTTGCCAATCAGGGAATCTAATATTGTGGATATACTGTTACCCGGTCTTGAAGATGAAGTACTTGATATTAACATGGTCCAGAGGATGACTGACTCTGGAAGACGTGTCAAGTTCAGGGCAACAGTTATTGTAGGAAATGGTGACGGGTATGTGGGTCTTGGTCAGGCCAAAGACGGACAGGTTGGACCTGCTATCCGCAAGGCAATTCGCAATGCCAAGATGAACATTACTCGTGTAAAACGTGGCTGTGGTTCCTGGGAATGTGGTTGTGGACTTCCACACACTGTTCCTTCCGAGGTGCGTGGCAAAGCAGGCAGTGTTAATGTAGAACTCAAACCAGCTCCCAGGGGTCTTGGTCTTGCTGCAGGGGACACTGCAAGGAAAGTGCTTGAAAAGGCTGGTATCAAGGATGTCTGGACAAGGACCGAAGGTCAGACCAGGACTACCCTCAATTTTGCCAAAGCAACTTACAATGCTCTCAAGCATACCGGTACAATTAGGGAACCTCTCAAAATGGAATGTAAGGAGGCCTGA